A window from Agrobacterium tumefaciens encodes these proteins:
- a CDS encoding alpha/beta fold hydrolase: MPLVMVHANSLCKEEFTPQIKALSGVRRVIAFDLPGHGFSANANDPRRTYNMSGYADALLEALERMKVNRFLALGHSLGGHVVLEMIAKNAAIDGALIFGTPPVVNSPEGLQAGFKPSPEMAYTGSPILNDDQVSMVAELALGPDGATEEFFLNAVRRTDGSARQLMIESALRGEGSNQRRTAETSPVPLVVVNGENDPVINLDYIDSLHFASIWGGEPIRIKGAGHAVHWEQATKFNELLLRFEDFVNEGRAIGSGS; encoded by the coding sequence GTGCCCTTGGTGATGGTGCATGCTAACTCCCTTTGCAAAGAAGAGTTCACGCCTCAGATCAAAGCCCTCTCTGGTGTGCGTCGTGTCATCGCATTCGACTTGCCAGGGCACGGCTTTTCGGCAAATGCCAATGACCCGAGACGGACATACAACATGTCTGGCTACGCCGATGCACTGCTTGAGGCGCTTGAGCGTATGAAGGTGAATCGCTTCTTGGCACTCGGACATTCACTTGGCGGACACGTCGTGCTTGAAATGATAGCAAAGAACGCTGCAATCGACGGCGCGCTGATCTTCGGGACGCCGCCAGTTGTGAACTCTCCGGAGGGGTTGCAAGCGGGTTTCAAACCGAGCCCCGAAATGGCCTACACGGGTAGTCCGATATTGAATGATGATCAGGTCTCGATGGTTGCCGAACTTGCGCTAGGGCCTGACGGCGCTACGGAAGAATTCTTCCTCAACGCCGTGCGTAGGACCGACGGCAGTGCCCGTCAGTTGATGATCGAGAGCGCATTGAGAGGCGAGGGTAGCAATCAGCGCCGAACCGCCGAGACATCGCCGGTTCCACTGGTCGTGGTCAATGGGGAGAATGATCCGGTCATTAATCTCGACTATATCGATAGTCTGCATTTCGCAAGCATCTGGGGAGGGGAGCCCATTCGTATAAAGGGCGCTGGTCATGCAGTTCACTGGGAACAAGCGACGAAGTTCAACGAGTTGCTTTTGCGCTTTGAAGATTTCGTGAATGAGGGTCGGGCTATTGGCTCAGGAAGCTGA